In Rosa chinensis cultivar Old Blush chromosome 1, RchiOBHm-V2, whole genome shotgun sequence, a genomic segment contains:
- the LOC112174131 gene encoding uncharacterized protein LOC112174131: protein MGNCVFKGFGAETDDQAEMVKVMTSSGGIMELYAPITASTITDEFPGHAIFRSLDLLAQPLLHNEELHPHELYHLLPLNPYKTPIKTPNLYHQNSGLCTPYRMSSCDSYQRKKAVPEAFPEYGNKSSGVWKVNLVISPEELSEILSQGARTEELIDSARTVAKCGSTGGSSVAGSEQWSTVSSRWKEAP from the coding sequence ATGGGCAATTGTGTGTTTAAAGGGTTCGGAGCTGAGACAGATGATCAAGCAGAGATGGTCAAGGTGATGACCTCCAGTGGCGGCATCATGGAGCTCTATGCACCGATCACCGCCAGCACAATAACCGACGAGTTCCCCGGCCACGCCATCTTCCGAAGCCTCGACCTCTTGGCCCAGCCTCTCCTACACAACGAAGAACTTCACCCCCACGAGCTCTACCATCTGCTACCTCTAAATCCCTACAAAACACCCATCAAAACACCAAACTTATATCATCAGAACAGCGGCCTATGCACGCCGTATCGCATGTCATCATGCGACAGTTACCAGAGAAAGAAGGCTGTTCCGGAAGCGTTTCCGGAGTACGGTAACAAGAGCAGCGGCGTGTGGAAGGTAAACCTGGTCATAAGCCCTGAGGAGCTATCGGAGATATTGTCGCAGGGAGCTAGAACTGAGGAGTTGATTGATAGCGCGAGGACGGTGGCTAAGTGTGGAAGTACCGGAGGCTCGTCGGTAGCTGGTTCCGAACAGTGGAGTACTGTTTCTAGTAGGTGGAAAGAAGCGCCATGA
- the LOC112169605 gene encoding probable LRR receptor-like serine/threonine-protein kinase At3g47570, whose product MDPSLVFLRLSKKKTKRWSNMLSLLRLRSAIAYAGWRYLRVNLLPVSYSALSEATDGFSSRNLIGVGSFGSVYKVALVTPFDGTYLFLAKYRVHLVAVKVFKLSRHGASRSFITECDMLRNIRHRNVVKIVTACSHVYFYGNEFKALVYQYMEKGSLQEWLHPNSGTQQVRRAPKKLNLYRSEAKHCT is encoded by the coding sequence ATGGATCCGTCTTTGGTGTTTCTTCGTTTgtcgaaaaagaaaactaaaagatGGAGCAATATGTTGTCATTACTTCGTTTGAGAAGTGCCATAGCATATGCTGGTTGGAGATATTTGAGGGTGAATCTTTTGCCAGTGTCATACAGTGCTCTTTCAGAAGCTACTGATGGGTTTTCTTCAAGAAATTTGATTGGTGTTGGTAGTTTTGGGTCCGTTTACAAAGTAGCTCTTGTTACCCCATTTGATGGAACTTACCTTTTTTTGGCCAAGTATAGAGTTCATCTAGTTGCTGTGAAGGTGTTTAAGTTGTCACGCCATGGAGCATCTAGGAGTTTCATAACCGAATGTGACATGCTCAGAAATATCAGGCATCGAAATGTGGTCAAGATTGTAACCGCATGCTCTCATGTCTATTTTTATGGGAATGAATTCAAGGCTCTGGTGTATCAGTACATGGAGAAGGGGAGCTTACAGGAGTGGTTGCATCCAAATTCTGGAACACAACAGGTAAGACGTGCACCTAAGAAATTAAATCTTTATCGATCAGAGGCTAAGCATTGCACTTGA